DNA sequence from the Cottoperca gobio chromosome 10, fCotGob3.1, whole genome shotgun sequence genome:
CTCTGCATTCATCAGAGTGGCGTACAGGAGCCCCGACCACATAAATAACAAGCAGCTCAGGAAGTAGCGGTAGTTACGGAAGCCCACACACTGGCCAAAAAAGACGCAGTGGTGATCCCGCCGCAGAACACACACTTTGCAGTCGTAGCAGTGGGAGCATcgaggaggagtgtgtgtctcGCATGTATAACAGTACctgtgtaaaaaaacaagaaagaaaatactatTATTTATAGTCAAAGATGCTCTTAAACATTTCACAGATTAACTTGGCAATTATTAAGACTGTTTCATTAATCCCACTCAAACATAAAGACTGGGACCATCAGTTGTGACTAGTCATGGGACTATATGAACATTTGACGATTATGGTGGCTAAAATAATTGTGATCTGCGATATTATCCcaataataatcaaaatatgCTAATCAATTGACCttacattttgattaaaaaacaatattgcatGCAGTATTGCGTCCCATAATCCTCAATAAAGGTAATCGTAAGGCCCCCCTGCATAAACAAaggatacttttttttttatctctatgATATCGAGCAAGACAGCTTTTCCAAGACACTCATGAGGATTTTCACAATTATACCAATTATGGAAATTCACCACGAtcaatttattgtgttttttttaaatcccatcCCATCTGGGCCTACAGAAATAGTTTGCATGAGGTCCATACTTGGAACAAATCTGTCTTTACACCTGTGAAAAAGCAAAGGATCAAGTTTCTTTTTCTGCTGTGTTTACTCTTATGAATGGTGGATGCTAGACTGTTACATTACATAGTCTCTTCTCTCAAATTTAGAAGAATGATAAAATGTGCGgctacaagcggccaaaatgggttttcccttagagatagggtgagaagctcagccatccgtgagagactcggagtagagccgccgctcctttacgttgaaaggagccagttgaggtggttcgggcatctagtaaggatgccacctgagcgcctccctagggaggtgttccaggcacggtccagctgggaggagaccccggggaagacccaggactcggtggagagattatatctcctcactggcctgggaacgcctcaggatcccccagtcagagcatggaggatgtggcccggagaagggaagattggggttccttactggagctgctgccccctcgacccgaccccggataagcgatagacgatggatggatggatggataaaatgtcattgtaaaaatctaaatatcatTGTAACTGGAGCAAATAGACCGTGGCCCAAACTATCGAAAACAGACACTAGAAGTACACAAACATATGTAGACAGTCCACATGTCCACACATCTTGGCCATATAGTGTACTATATAACTACAATTACAATccattcatttactttttgttttaaccCCTACAGTTGCTCGCTCCTTACCTCCACCCCTGGCCCATGCCCTCTCCTCCCAGGAACACCCCCCTGATGCTGGGGCTGGTTCTAAGGAAGAGCAGGGCGTTCCAGCAGATGTTTCCGAGCATGAAGTACTGAGCCAGCAGGTGGACTCCTTTCCACCAGGCGGACCACACCGTCTTCTGCTGGTCCGCCTCTAGCGGAGCCTCGACCAGCACCAGGTAGCTCACCTCCGCGGTGATGGAGAAGACCAGGAAGGTGTTGAGGACCACAGGGAGGTGGCGACACAGCCTGTCGACTCTGCCAAACACTTTACAGGCTAAACTCGTCATGTTTCCTGCCCGTCCACCTTTCCGTGAAGTGACAGCTCAAAGGGAGGGGACTGATTTGACAGACGCACTGTAGTAACCGTTTGTTAGCTTAGTTAGACTTATAACCTCCGTTAGCTTTCTCTTCGCGGTTAAATGATCCGTATGATATcaattatactttatataactTTCGGACGAATTACTGAAATCAAAGAGTTGAAACGTGACCCTGTTGGTGTCACAACTCTCACCCTACCACGATCTCCGCCACTAGACGGAATGCTGGTAACAGGTGCTACATGAAAATACATCCGCTATGCAACAAATCACTCTGGTTCCGCTTGTGTTTGTAACAcatcctttttaaaatacaaataaaaaaagtaacatAGATTTCTGTTAGTTATTCAAATTAAGTATTATTTTTTGTACATATTTCTGCTTATA
Encoded proteins:
- the zdhhc24 gene encoding putative palmitoyltransferase ZDHHC24, with the protein product MTSLACKVFGRVDRLCRHLPVVLNTFLVFSITAEVSYLVLVEAPLEADQQKTVWSAWWKGVHLLAQYFMLGNICWNALLFLRTSPSIRGVFLGGEGMGQGWRYCYTCETHTPPRCSHCYDCKVCVLRRDHHCVFFGQCVGFRNYRYFLSCLLFMWSGLLYATLMNAEVFIVILKEGVTMHSVLLLLIPWIMLVSGQVSPSAFAFAFIADTCVVGFLLVSAFFFFHVFLMFRGQTTREWYSTRRPYNLGLLGNLRHALGVRWYLCWLCPLLPSPLPGDGINFQLTGSLEPSR